One Sphingopyxis macrogoltabida genomic region harbors:
- a CDS encoding alpha/beta fold hydrolase translates to MSVKQDSRRDWSDHYWWSGDGVRLHARIYAAPPGRENAPPVLCLPGLARNARDFEAVAPHVAQQRRVIVVEFRGRGESAYAKDPMTYVPLTYVQDVVALLDELEIERVATIGTSLGGLVSMLMAASLPGRLVGAVLNDVGPELETAGLERIRDYIGVGGSQPTWMHAARAVAELNGAVYPGYEIHDWLRLTKRTHRLTPEGRIVTDYDKQIAAPLRVPNSDGGVDLWPAYQALGDVPVLVLRGEHSDILAKPAAEKMAARLPRARVVEVPGVGHAPTMDEPEARGAIDAWVAELPGA, encoded by the coding sequence ATTTCGGTCAAACAGGACAGCCGCCGCGACTGGTCGGACCATTATTGGTGGTCGGGCGACGGGGTGCGGCTGCATGCGCGAATCTATGCCGCGCCGCCGGGACGCGAAAATGCGCCGCCGGTCCTGTGCCTGCCGGGGCTCGCGCGCAATGCCCGCGATTTCGAGGCGGTTGCGCCGCATGTGGCCCAGCAGCGCAGGGTGATCGTCGTCGAGTTTCGCGGCCGCGGCGAGAGTGCCTATGCCAAGGATCCGATGACCTATGTACCGCTGACCTATGTTCAGGATGTTGTCGCGCTGCTCGACGAGCTGGAAATCGAACGTGTTGCGACGATCGGCACCTCGCTCGGCGGGCTCGTCTCGATGTTGATGGCGGCAAGTCTGCCCGGGCGCCTTGTAGGGGCGGTGCTCAACGATGTCGGGCCAGAGCTCGAAACGGCCGGGCTGGAACGCATTCGCGACTATATCGGCGTGGGCGGCAGCCAGCCGACATGGATGCATGCCGCGCGCGCCGTCGCCGAACTCAATGGCGCGGTCTATCCCGGTTATGAAATTCACGACTGGTTGCGCCTGACCAAGCGCACCCACCGCCTGACCCCCGAAGGCCGCATCGTTACCGATTATGACAAGCAGATCGCGGCGCCGCTGCGCGTCCCGAACAGCGACGGCGGGGTTGATCTGTGGCCGGCGTATCAGGCGCTGGGCGATGTGCCGGTGCTGGTCCTGCGCGGCGAGCATTCGGATATTCTGGCCAAGCCCGCGGCCGAAAAGATGGCGGCCAGGTTGCCCCGCGCTCGCGTTGTCGAGGTGCCTGGCGTTGGCCATGCCCCGACGATGGACGAGCCCGAGGCGCGTGGGGCGATCGATGCGTGGGTCGCGGAATTGCCGGGCGCGTGA
- a CDS encoding glycosyltransferase → MTSPVPPARLLHLHSSFSLGGKEARAVRLMNLMGPRASHVILSAVPDALGAQGAIDPGIDARFPADAPPLHGKPGPARYRDLARYMQQFDLVLSYNWGSMDGVMAHRIFAPFRALPPLIHHEDGFNEDESVRRNWKRNAFRRLALPTAEALVVPSTVLERIAADEWGAGRRTRLIRNGIDVAAYARGPDLPIAGLDRRDGEVVIGTVAGLRKVKDLPRLVRAVATLPQNVRLVIVGEGPERDAIAAEAAASGIADRLVMPGFMREPARWIGHFDLLALSSRSEQAPIAVIEAIAAGLPVVSPDVGDVAAMVSEENRRFVAGDEDGFREGLAELVRDATLRARVGTANRRVATECFDESTMVAAYENLYGQALAGRRLFTGK, encoded by the coding sequence GTGACGTCCCCCGTTCCCCCGGCGCGGCTACTGCATCTCCATTCGAGCTTCTCGCTGGGCGGCAAGGAGGCGCGCGCCGTGCGGCTGATGAACCTGATGGGGCCGCGCGCCAGCCACGTCATCCTGTCGGCGGTTCCCGACGCGCTCGGCGCGCAGGGCGCGATCGATCCGGGCATCGACGCCCGCTTTCCCGCCGATGCGCCGCCGCTGCACGGCAAGCCGGGACCGGCACGCTACCGCGATCTTGCGCGGTACATGCAGCAGTTCGATCTCGTCCTCAGCTATAATTGGGGGTCGATGGACGGGGTGATGGCGCATCGGATTTTCGCGCCCTTTCGCGCGCTGCCGCCGCTGATCCATCACGAGGACGGGTTCAACGAGGACGAGAGCGTCCGGCGTAACTGGAAACGCAATGCGTTCCGGCGGCTCGCACTGCCGACCGCCGAGGCGCTGGTCGTGCCGTCGACGGTGCTCGAACGCATCGCCGCAGATGAATGGGGGGCAGGACGCCGTACCCGGCTGATCCGCAACGGGATCGACGTTGCCGCCTACGCTCGCGGTCCCGATCTCCCGATCGCTGGCTTGGATCGCCGCGACGGCGAAGTGGTGATCGGCACCGTCGCCGGACTGCGCAAGGTCAAGGATCTGCCGCGCCTCGTGCGGGCGGTGGCGACCTTGCCGCAGAATGTGCGGCTGGTGATCGTCGGCGAGGGGCCCGAGCGCGATGCGATTGCCGCCGAAGCGGCGGCGTCCGGCATCGCGGATCGTCTCGTGATGCCGGGTTTCATGCGCGAGCCGGCGCGCTGGATCGGCCATTTCGACCTGCTCGCTTTGTCGTCGCGCAGCGAACAGGCGCCGATCGCGGTGATCGAGGCGATAGCGGCGGGCCTGCCCGTCGTCAGCCCCGACGTCGGCGATGTCGCAGCGATGGTGAGCGAAGAAAACCGGCGCTTCGTTGCTGGCGACGAAGATGGTTTTCGAGAGGGCTTGGCGGAACTGGTGCGCGACGCGACGCTGCGGGCGCGGGTCGGTACCGCGAACCGGCGCGTGGCGACCGAATGCTTCGACGAATCAACCATGGTCGCCGCCTATGAAAATCTCTATGGTCAGGCACTTGCAGGACGCCGCCTGTTCACCGGGAAGTGA
- a CDS encoding NAD(P)H-dependent flavin oxidoreductase, whose translation MFKGLKPIMYGGREVWPLVEGGKGVSATNHMSSGAWAAAGGIGTVSAVNADSYDAEGKIIPQIYRALTRRERHEELIQYAIDGAVEQVKRAYDIASGKGAININVLWEMGGAQQVLEGVLEKTKGLVTGVTCGAGMPYKLSEIAARHNVNYLPIISSGRAFRALWKRAYHKVSELMGAVVYEDPWLAGGHNGLSNAEDPLVPEDPYPRVKALRDVMRAEGIADDVPIVMAGGVWYLRDWEHWIGNPELGQIAFQYGTRPLLTEESPIPQQWKDRLRTLDDGDVLLHRFSPTGFYSSAVRNPFLRDLEARSERQIPYSKQQAGDHIVQLDVGVKGKNFWVTPHDRARARDWFAEGYTEALKTPDNTVVFVTENDKGVIRKDQADCMGCLSHCGFSAWKDHDDYSTGYLADPRSFCIQKTLQDIAHGGDTEQNLMFAGHAAFNFKTDPFYSNNFTPTVKQLVDRILTGD comes from the coding sequence GTGTTCAAAGGTTTGAAGCCCATCATGTACGGCGGCCGCGAAGTCTGGCCGTTGGTCGAGGGCGGCAAGGGCGTGTCGGCAACCAACCATATGTCGAGCGGCGCGTGGGCGGCGGCGGGCGGTATCGGTACCGTCTCGGCGGTCAACGCCGACAGTTATGACGCCGAGGGCAAGATCATTCCGCAAATCTATCGCGCGCTGACCCGCCGCGAGCGCCACGAGGAATTGATCCAATATGCGATCGACGGCGCGGTCGAGCAGGTCAAGCGCGCCTATGACATCGCGAGCGGCAAGGGCGCGATCAACATCAACGTCCTGTGGGAAATGGGCGGCGCGCAGCAGGTGCTCGAAGGCGTGCTCGAAAAGACGAAGGGCTTGGTCACCGGCGTCACCTGCGGCGCGGGCATGCCGTACAAGCTCAGCGAGATCGCGGCGCGGCACAACGTCAATTACCTGCCGATCATCTCGTCGGGCCGCGCCTTCCGCGCGCTTTGGAAGCGCGCCTATCATAAGGTGTCCGAGCTGATGGGCGCGGTGGTCTATGAAGACCCTTGGCTGGCCGGCGGCCACAACGGCCTCTCGAACGCCGAGGACCCGCTGGTTCCGGAGGATCCCTATCCGCGCGTCAAGGCGCTGCGCGACGTAATGCGTGCCGAGGGCATTGCGGACGATGTGCCGATCGTGATGGCGGGCGGCGTCTGGTATCTGCGCGACTGGGAGCATTGGATTGGCAATCCCGAACTCGGCCAGATCGCGTTCCAATACGGCACCCGCCCGCTGCTGACCGAGGAAAGCCCGATCCCGCAGCAGTGGAAGGACCGCCTGCGGACGCTCGACGACGGCGATGTGCTGCTCCATCGTTTCTCACCGACGGGTTTCTATTCGAGCGCGGTGCGCAATCCGTTCCTTCGCGATCTCGAAGCGCGTTCGGAGCGCCAGATCCCCTATTCGAAGCAGCAAGCGGGCGATCATATCGTCCAGCTCGACGTCGGGGTGAAGGGCAAGAATTTCTGGGTAACCCCGCATGACCGGGCAAGGGCGCGCGACTGGTTCGCCGAAGGCTATACCGAGGCGCTGAAGACCCCGGACAACACCGTGGTGTTCGTGACGGAGAACGACAAGGGCGTCATCCGCAAGGATCAGGCCGACTGCATGGGATGCCTGTCGCATTGCGGCTTTTCGGCATGGAAGGACCATGACGATTATTCGACCGGCTACCTCGCCGATCCGCGCAGCTTCTGCATCCAGAAAACGCTGCAGGACATCGCGCACGGCGGCGACACCGAACAGAATCTGATGTTCGCGGGCCACGCCGCGTTCAATTTCAAGACCGATCCCTTTTATTCGAACAACTTCACCCCGACGGTGAAGCAGCTCGTCGACCGGATTTTGACGGGGGATTAA
- a CDS encoding GIY-YIG nuclease family protein: MRERLPAVYMVANKRNGTIYTGVTSNLVQRVWQHREGLGGFSKRHDCNTLVWFEIHGTMETAIAREKQIKAGSRAKKLALIEAENPLWRDLWPDILNGSE, encoded by the coding sequence ATGCGCGAACGTCTGCCAGCAGTCTATATGGTCGCAAACAAGCGCAACGGTACGATCTACACCGGTGTTACCTCCAATCTGGTGCAGCGCGTATGGCAGCATCGCGAGGGGCTGGGCGGTTTCTCGAAGCGCCATGATTGTAACACGCTGGTGTGGTTCGAGATTCATGGAACCATGGAAACGGCGATTGCGCGCGAAAAGCAGATCAAAGCGGGCAGCCGAGCGAAGAAGCTTGCGCTGATCGAGGCGGAGAATCCGCTGTGGCGGGATTTGTGGCCCGATATTCTCAACGGAAGCGAGTAA
- a CDS encoding 2-hydroxyacid dehydrogenase, with protein MTDSSRPKRPRVIVTRQLMPHVEGRMAELFDVALSAHDEAFSIEQLKAAVANCDVFVPTVTDKIDAEIIAAAGDRLKLIANFGAGVDHIDLAAARAKGIMVSNTPGVFTEDTADMTMALILSVPRRLAEGEKLMRSGKWEGWAPSTMLGHRVGGKLLGIVGMGRIGLAVARRARAFGLSIHYHNRKRLPEAIEEELGASYHASIDTLLRISDILTIHCPHTSETHELVSAKRIAAMKPTAYLINTARGEIVDEKALVAALQAGRIAGAGLDVYTHEPAVDPALLALDNVVLLPHLGSATIEGREASGEKVIANIRAWCDGHRPPDQVLEGWV; from the coding sequence ATGACCGATTCATCCCGCCCGAAACGCCCGCGCGTCATCGTCACCCGCCAGTTGATGCCCCATGTCGAAGGGCGCATGGCCGAATTGTTCGACGTCGCGCTGTCCGCGCATGACGAGGCCTTTTCGATCGAGCAACTGAAGGCCGCTGTCGCCAATTGCGATGTCTTCGTGCCGACGGTGACCGACAAGATCGATGCGGAGATTATCGCGGCGGCGGGCGACCGGCTGAAGCTCATCGCCAATTTCGGCGCCGGAGTCGACCATATCGACCTCGCCGCGGCGCGCGCCAAGGGCATCATGGTGTCGAACACCCCCGGCGTGTTCACCGAAGATACCGCCGACATGACGATGGCGCTGATCCTGTCGGTCCCGCGCCGCCTTGCCGAGGGCGAAAAGCTGATGCGCTCGGGCAAATGGGAGGGCTGGGCGCCGAGCACGATGCTAGGCCACCGCGTCGGCGGCAAGCTGCTCGGCATCGTCGGCATGGGGCGCATCGGCCTGGCGGTGGCGCGCCGCGCCCGCGCTTTCGGTCTGTCGATCCATTATCACAACCGCAAACGCCTGCCCGAGGCGATCGAGGAAGAACTGGGCGCGAGCTATCACGCGAGCATCGACACGCTGCTGCGGATCAGCGACATCCTGACCATCCACTGCCCGCACACCAGCGAAACCCACGAACTGGTGAGCGCGAAGCGGATCGCGGCGATGAAGCCGACCGCTTACCTCATCAACACCGCGCGCGGCGAGATCGTCGACGAAAAGGCGCTGGTCGCGGCGCTCCAGGCCGGCCGCATCGCCGGCGCCGGGCTCGACGTCTATACGCACGAACCGGCGGTCGACCCCGCGCTGCTCGCGCTCGACAATGTCGTGCTGCTCCCGCACCTCGGCTCGGCGACGATCGAGGGTCGCGAGGCATCGGGCGAAAAGGTCATCGCCAACATCCGCGCCTGGTGCGACGGCCACCGCCCACCCGATCAGGTGCTGGAGGGGTGGGTTTAG
- a CDS encoding SH3 domain-containing protein, translating into MTSRRLAVILLSLAVVGPASAQSDPQLPYWASISVDEARMRKGPSPDVPVIWEYRRKDLPVKVVARFENWRKIEDPDGTQGWMAARLLSRTRTAIVIEEIRPLREAASLSSAIAYRAEPGVVGKITDCANGWCLFDVRGRRGWIQTDHIWGD; encoded by the coding sequence ATGACCAGCCGCCGCTTAGCCGTAATTCTGCTGTCGCTTGCCGTCGTGGGACCGGCGAGCGCGCAATCCGACCCGCAGCTTCCCTATTGGGCATCGATCAGCGTCGACGAGGCGCGGATGCGCAAGGGGCCGTCGCCCGACGTGCCGGTCATCTGGGAATATCGGCGCAAGGATTTGCCGGTAAAGGTCGTCGCGCGCTTCGAAAACTGGCGGAAGATCGAAGACCCCGACGGCACGCAGGGCTGGATGGCGGCGCGGCTGCTCAGCCGGACGCGCACCGCGATCGTCATCGAAGAAATCCGTCCGCTGCGCGAGGCGGCAAGCCTGTCGTCGGCGATCGCCTATCGCGCCGAACCCGGCGTCGTCGGCAAGATCACCGATTGCGCGAACGGCTGGTGCCTGTTCGACGTCAGGGGCCGGCGCGGCTGGATCCAGACCGACCATATCTGGGGCGACTGA
- a CDS encoding thiolase family protein, with amino-acid sequence MTATDPVVFLSYARTPMGSMQGSLSDASATDLGATAVKAAVERAGVSGDDIERIYMGCVLPAGLGQAPARQAAIKAGLPKSVQATTVNKVCGSGMQTVIMGAEALAAGSVDVVVAGGMESMTNAPYLLKKHRSGARIGHDTAYDHMFLDGLEDAYEAGRAMGTFAQDTADAYQLSRQAQDDYSIESLNRAKAAIADGAFANEIAPVTISGRKGDVVVDTDEAPGKGMPDKIPTLKPAFAKDGTITAATSSSISDGAAAVVLARQSVAEAKGAKPVARLVAHAAHAQEPKDFTIAPVGAINKVLAKAGWTIGDVELFEVNEAFACVAMFAMHDLGIPHDKINVHGGATALGHPIGASGTRIITTLIAALQRHGKKRGIASLCIGGGEATAVAIEIV; translated from the coding sequence ATGACCGCCACCGATCCCGTCGTCTTCCTCTCCTATGCCCGCACTCCGATGGGCAGCATGCAGGGCAGCCTGTCGGACGCGAGCGCGACCGATCTCGGTGCGACCGCGGTCAAGGCGGCGGTCGAGCGCGCGGGCGTGTCGGGCGACGACATCGAGCGCATCTATATGGGCTGCGTGCTTCCTGCCGGTCTTGGCCAGGCACCGGCGCGGCAGGCCGCGATCAAGGCCGGCCTGCCCAAGTCGGTGCAGGCGACGACCGTGAACAAGGTCTGCGGTTCGGGCATGCAGACCGTCATCATGGGCGCCGAAGCGCTCGCCGCAGGCAGCGTCGACGTCGTCGTCGCGGGCGGCATGGAATCGATGACCAATGCGCCCTACCTGCTCAAGAAGCACCGTTCGGGCGCCCGCATCGGCCACGACACCGCCTATGACCATATGTTCCTCGACGGGCTCGAGGATGCCTATGAAGCCGGGCGCGCGATGGGCACTTTCGCGCAGGACACCGCCGACGCCTATCAGCTCAGCCGTCAGGCGCAGGACGATTATTCGATCGAGTCGCTCAATCGCGCCAAGGCCGCGATTGCCGATGGCGCCTTCGCCAATGAAATCGCACCCGTCACTATTTCGGGCCGCAAGGGCGATGTCGTCGTCGACACCGACGAAGCGCCCGGCAAGGGCATGCCCGACAAGATCCCGACGCTGAAGCCCGCCTTTGCCAAGGACGGTACGATTACCGCGGCGACCAGCTCGTCGATCTCCGACGGCGCCGCCGCCGTGGTGCTGGCGCGCCAGTCGGTTGCCGAAGCCAAGGGCGCGAAGCCGGTGGCGCGGCTCGTCGCGCACGCCGCGCACGCGCAGGAACCCAAGGATTTCACCATCGCGCCCGTCGGCGCGATCAACAAGGTGCTCGCCAAGGCCGGCTGGACGATCGGCGACGTCGAACTCTTCGAGGTCAACGAAGCCTTTGCCTGCGTCGCGATGTTCGCGATGCACGACCTCGGCATCCCGCACGACAAGATCAACGTCCATGGCGGCGCGACCGCGCTCGGCCACCCGATCGGCGCCAGCGGCACGCGCATCATCACCACGCTGATCGCGGCGCTGCAGCGTCACGGCAAGAAGCGCGGCATCGCCAGCCTCTGCATCGGCGGCGGCGAAGCGACCGCGGTGGCGATCGAAATCGTCTGA
- a CDS encoding coniferyl aldehyde dehydrogenase, which translates to MATAIKQDIAGETARMHEVLAAQKASFTAAMPESLAVRRDRIDRAIALLVDNAEDFAKAVSEDFGHRSREQTLMTDIMPSVSALKHAKKHMAAWSKGEKRRPTFPLGLLGAKAEVVYQPKGVVGVVAPWNFPVGMVFVPMAGILAAGNRAMVKPSEFTENVSALMARLVPDYFDESEMAVFTGDADVGIAFSKLAFDHMIFTGATSVGRHIMRAAADNLVPVTLELGGKSPTFIGRSANKDLVGQRVALGKMMNAGQICLAPDYLLVAEDQEGAVIDSVTKGAAALYPTLLANDDYTSVVNTRNYDRLQSYLTDARDKGAEVIEVNPGGEDFASSNGHKMPLHIVRNPTDDMKVMQEEIFGPILPVKTYKTIDDAIDYVNANDRPLGLYYFGQDKSEEDRVLTRTISGGVTVNDVLFHNAMEDLPFGGVGPSGMGNYHGVDGFRTFSHARAVYRQPKLDVAGLAGFKPPYGKATAKTLAKELKK; encoded by the coding sequence ATGGCCACCGCAATCAAGCAGGATATCGCCGGCGAGACCGCGCGAATGCACGAAGTGCTCGCGGCGCAGAAAGCCAGCTTCACCGCGGCGATGCCCGAAAGCCTCGCGGTCAGGCGCGACCGTATCGACCGCGCGATCGCGCTGCTCGTCGACAATGCCGAGGATTTCGCCAAGGCGGTGAGCGAGGATTTCGGCCATCGCAGCCGCGAACAGACGCTGATGACCGATATCATGCCGTCGGTCAGCGCGCTCAAGCATGCCAAAAAGCATATGGCGGCCTGGTCGAAAGGCGAGAAGCGGAGGCCGACCTTTCCGCTCGGCCTGCTCGGCGCGAAGGCCGAGGTCGTCTATCAGCCCAAGGGCGTCGTTGGCGTCGTGGCGCCGTGGAATTTCCCCGTCGGCATGGTCTTCGTGCCGATGGCGGGCATCCTTGCCGCCGGTAACCGCGCGATGGTCAAGCCGAGCGAGTTCACCGAAAATGTCTCGGCGCTGATGGCGCGGCTGGTCCCCGATTATTTCGACGAGAGCGAAATGGCGGTGTTCACCGGCGATGCCGACGTCGGCATCGCTTTCTCGAAGCTCGCCTTCGACCATATGATCTTCACCGGCGCGACCAGCGTCGGGCGCCATATCATGCGCGCCGCGGCCGATAACCTCGTTCCCGTGACGCTCGAGCTGGGCGGCAAGTCGCCGACCTTCATCGGGCGCAGCGCGAACAAGGACCTCGTCGGCCAGCGCGTCGCACTCGGCAAGATGATGAACGCCGGCCAGATCTGCCTCGCGCCCGACTATCTGCTTGTCGCCGAGGATCAGGAAGGCGCGGTGATCGACAGCGTGACGAAAGGCGCCGCGGCGCTCTATCCGACCCTGCTCGCCAACGACGATTACACGTCGGTCGTCAACACGCGCAATTACGACCGCCTGCAATCCTATCTGACCGACGCGCGCGACAAGGGCGCCGAGGTGATCGAGGTCAATCCCGGCGGGGAGGATTTCGCGAGCTCGAACGGCCACAAGATGCCGCTCCATATCGTGCGCAATCCGACCGACGACATGAAGGTGATGCAGGAGGAAATCTTCGGTCCGATCCTGCCGGTGAAGACGTACAAGACGATCGACGATGCGATCGACTATGTGAACGCCAACGACCGCCCGCTCGGCCTTTATTATTTCGGGCAGGACAAGAGCGAAGAGGACCGCGTGCTGACGCGGACGATCTCGGGCGGGGTGACGGTCAACGACGTGCTGTTCCACAATGCGATGGAGGATCTGCCCTTCGGCGGCGTCGGGCCGTCGGGCATGGGCAATTATCACGGGGTCGACGGTTTCCGCACCTTCAGCCACGCGCGCGCCGTCTATCGCCAGCCGAAACTCGACGTCGCCGGGCTTGCGGGCTTCAAGCCGCCTTATGGCAAGGCGACGGCGAAGACGCTGGCGAAAGAACTGAAGAAGTAG